In Equus quagga isolate Etosha38 chromosome 14, UCLA_HA_Equagga_1.0, whole genome shotgun sequence, one DNA window encodes the following:
- the LOC124225128 gene encoding olfactory receptor 18-like: protein MGPQNLTSVLEFHLLGLSDDLELQPLLFGLFLTMYLVTVFWNLLIILTVSFDFHLHTPMYFFLSNLSLADISFSTTTVPKMLVNLKTHSKSITYAGCLTQVSSFSLFVCLDSLLLTVMVYDRFVAICHPLHYPAIMNFHLCGLLVLVSFFVSLLDSQLHYLMMSQLTFCADVEIPHFFCDPPQLLKLACSDTSTNNILIYFIGTIFGGVPLTGILYSYTRIISSILRISSSGLRYKAFSTCGSHLSAVCLFYGTGLGVYLGSSVSSSPRKEAVASVMYTVVTPMLNPFIYSLRNSHIKNVLWRIVSRIA from the coding sequence ATGGGACCACAGAATCTAACAAGTGTCTTAGAATTCCACCTCCTCGGTCTCTCAGATGATCTGGAATTGCAACCCCTACTCTTTGGGCTTTTTCTAACCATGTACCTGGTCACCGTGTTTTGGAACCTGCTCATAATCCTGACTGTCAGCTTTGACTTccacctccacacccccatgtacttcttcctttcaaaccTGTCTTTGGCTGACATCAGTTTCAGCACCACTACAGTCCCCAAAATGCTGGTTAACCTCAAGACACACAGCAAATCCATCACCTATGCAGGCTGCTTAACTCAGgtgtcctcattttctctttttgtatgtttagACAGTCTACTCCTGACCGTGATGGTCTATGACCGGTTTGTGGCTATTTGTCATCCTTTGCACTATCCAGCCATCATGAACTTCCACCTCTGTGGCTTGTTGGTCCTGGTGTCATTTTTCGTCAGTCTGTTGGACTCCCAGCTGCACTACTTGATGATGTCACAGCTTACCTTCTGTGCAGATGTGGAAATCCCTCATTTCTTCTGTGACCCTCCTCAACTCCTCAAACTTGCCTGTTCTGACACTTCCACCAATAACATATTAATCTATTTTATTGGTACCATCTTTGGTGGTGTTCCACTCACAGGGATCCTTTACTCTTATACTCGAATTATTTCCTCCATACTGAGGATCTCATCATCAGGTCTGAGGTACAAGGCTTTCTCTACCTGTGGCTCTCACCTGTCAgctgtttgcttattttatggAACGGGCCTTGGGGTGTACCTCGGTTCCAGTGTCTCATCTTCCCCGAGGAAGGAAGCAGTGGCCTCGGTGATGTACACTGTGGTCACTCCTatgctgaaccccttcatctaTAGCCTGAGGAATAGTCACATCAAGAATGTGTTgtggaggattgtcagcagaatAGCCTAA
- the LOC124252581 gene encoding olfactory receptor 18-like, whose product MGLSDDPELQPLLFGLFLSMYLVTMLGNLLIILVVSSDCHLHTPMYFFLSNLSLADIGFTTTTIPKMMVDIQTHSKVISYVGCVTQMSIVTLFGCLDSLLLTVMAYDRFVAICHPLHYSVIMNTRLCGLLVLVSFFISLLYCQLHSLMVSQLTFPMRVEIPHFFCDPSQLFNLACSDTSSNNVLIYFMGAILGGGPLIGILSSYIRIVSTTLRVSSTGVKYKAFSTCGSHLSVVCLFYGTALGVYLSSAVSHSPRKGAVASVMYTVVTPMLNPFIYSLRNGDMKRAMQKFLRRTA is encoded by the coding sequence ATGGGACTCTCAGATGATCCAGAACTGCAGCCTTTGCTCTTTGGGCTGTTCCTGTCCATGTACCTGGTCACCATGTTGGGGAACCTGCTCATCATCCTGGTGGTCAGCTCTGACTGCCAcctccacactcccatgtacttcttcctctccaacctgTCCTTGGCTGACATTGGtttcaccaccaccacaatcccCAAGATGATGGTAGACATCCAAACTCACAGCAAAGTCATCTCCTATGTGGGCTGCGTGACTCAGATGTCTATTGTTACTCTTTTTGGATGTTTGGACAGTCTACTCCTGactgtgatggcctatgaccggtTTGTGGCCATCTGTCATCCCCTGCACTACTCAGTCATCATGAACACACGTCTCTGTGGCCTGCTGGTTTTAGTGTCTTTTTTCATCAGTCTTTTGTACTGCCAGCTGCACAGTTTGATGGTGTCACAACTTACCTTCCCAATGCGTGTGGAAATCCCTCATTTCTTCTGTGACCCTTCTCAGCTATTCAACCTTGCCTGTTCTGACACCTCCAGTAATAACGTATTAATCTATTTTATGGGTGCTATCCTTGGTGGTGGCCCACTCATAGGGATCCTTTCCTCTTATATTCGAATTGTTTCCACCACTCTGAGAGTCTCATCAACAGGTGTGAAGTACAAAGCCTTCTCTACCTGTGGATCTCACCTGTCAGTGGTTTGCTTATTTTATGGAACAGCCCTTGGGGTGTACCTCAGTTCTGCTGTTTCACATTCTCCCAGGAAGGGTGCTGTGGCCTCAGTCATGTATACTGTGGtcacccccatgctgaaccccttcatctaTAGCCTAAGGAATGGAGACATGAAGAGGGCCATGCAGAAGTTCCTCAGAAGAACAGCCTAA